From Cronobacter turicensis z3032, the proteins below share one genomic window:
- the lip-1 gene encoding Lipase 1 gives MSDTGNNGRYTFDSSSHSLYDEILAKKYGLTLSPSDQGGNNYAAGGGVAVPALGADNTQDQVQRYLSQTNGRADGDGLYIHYVGGNDLGAAVLQPLQAQSIVTGSATAAASQVRTLLNAGAGTVIVPTVPDVSATPTLVETVIQLGTAGNSAALQAAFASLGSAQTPTLAARQEAIRNAFYAAAGEVSPLPALQQALGDALYAAYETAAEQVSALSQLYNATEEQALVANGGGNIVRADINKIFNEILANPAQFGITNTAGMACPPGLSAADCTSSSAGFNASQAWLFADHLHPGPQVHRLMADYIQSILAAPSQVALLNKATAAQVQNSRATLDSRYQQRRSEQAEQGSAGVFGGYSGEYARYTKNETGDGSANTNNLTIGADYRVTENWLVGALIAGSLDDQRPTDNLSFDARGYQAALFTAVDFGPGWVNADVHWLKGEYRNIQRRVELGPLTRVETGETDAKLWGARLTAGLDLPVTRALTTGPVVQYAWDYSHVDGYSEAGDDSTAMRFRDQNFHSQIGSVGWRLDADLGMVKPYAQVDYKHQFGDSVWRGQGGLKSTSLTFSRDGAEDDKNWMDITAGASVALSSNVSAFAALSQTAGLSSGEQTRYNIGVSASF, from the coding sequence CTGAGCGATACCGGCAACAATGGCCGCTACACCTTCGACAGCAGCAGTCATTCGCTGTATGACGAAATCCTCGCGAAAAAATATGGCCTCACGCTTTCGCCGTCTGACCAGGGCGGCAATAACTACGCCGCAGGCGGCGGCGTAGCGGTACCGGCGCTTGGCGCAGACAACACGCAGGATCAGGTGCAGCGCTATCTAAGCCAGACAAATGGCCGGGCGGATGGCGACGGACTGTATATTCACTATGTCGGCGGCAACGACCTCGGCGCCGCCGTATTGCAACCGCTACAGGCGCAGTCCATCGTGACCGGCAGCGCCACGGCGGCGGCTTCTCAGGTGCGCACGCTCTTAAACGCGGGCGCCGGTACGGTGATTGTGCCGACGGTGCCGGATGTTTCCGCCACGCCAACGTTAGTCGAAACCGTGATTCAGCTGGGAACCGCCGGTAACAGCGCCGCGCTACAGGCCGCGTTCGCCTCGCTCGGGAGCGCGCAAACCCCGACGCTCGCGGCGCGTCAGGAGGCGATCCGCAACGCATTTTACGCGGCGGCGGGAGAAGTGAGCCCGCTCCCGGCGCTGCAACAGGCCCTTGGCGATGCGCTTTACGCCGCTTATGAGACGGCCGCCGAACAGGTCTCGGCGTTAAGCCAGCTCTATAACGCCACCGAAGAACAGGCGCTGGTCGCGAACGGCGGCGGTAATATCGTGCGCGCCGACATCAACAAAATCTTCAATGAAATTCTCGCTAATCCCGCGCAATTCGGCATTACCAATACCGCGGGTATGGCCTGTCCGCCGGGGCTTTCCGCCGCTGACTGTACGTCATCGAGCGCCGGGTTTAACGCCAGTCAGGCGTGGCTGTTTGCCGATCACCTGCATCCAGGCCCGCAGGTGCACCGCCTGATGGCGGACTATATCCAGTCGATCCTCGCCGCGCCGTCGCAGGTCGCGCTGCTTAACAAGGCGACAGCCGCGCAGGTGCAGAACAGCCGCGCCACGCTCGACAGCCGTTATCAGCAACGCCGTAGCGAACAGGCGGAACAGGGCAGCGCGGGCGTCTTTGGCGGCTACAGCGGCGAATATGCCCGCTACACAAAGAACGAGACCGGCGACGGCAGCGCCAACACCAATAATCTGACGATCGGCGCGGATTACCGGGTGACGGAAAACTGGCTGGTCGGCGCGCTGATTGCAGGCTCGCTCGATGACCAGCGACCGACCGATAACCTGAGCTTTGACGCGCGCGGTTATCAGGCGGCGCTTTTTACCGCGGTCGATTTCGGGCCGGGATGGGTTAATGCCGACGTCCACTGGCTGAAAGGCGAATACCGCAATATTCAGCGCCGCGTGGAGCTCGGGCCGCTGACGCGCGTCGAGACGGGTGAAACCGACGCTAAACTCTGGGGGGCGCGCCTGACTGCCGGGCTGGATCTGCCGGTGACCCGCGCGCTGACTACCGGGCCGGTGGTACAGTACGCGTGGGATTACAGCCATGTCGATGGTTACAGCGAAGCGGGCGACGACAGCACCGCGATGCGCTTTCGCGATCAGAACTTCCATTCGCAAATCGGCAGCGTCGGCTGGCGTCTGGATGCCGATCTCGGCATGGTGAAACCTTACGCGCAGGTCGATTACAAGCATCAGTTCGGTGATTCCGTCTGGCGCGGACAGGGCGGGCTGAAGTCCACGTCGCTCACCTTCAGCCGCGACGGCGCGGAAGATGACAAAAACTGGATGGATATCACCGCAGGCGCCAGCGTCGCGCTGAGCAGCAACGTGTCGGCGTTTGCGGCGCTGTCGCAAACCGCCGGGCTTAGCAGCGGCGAGCAGACGCGCTATAACATCGGCGTCAGCGCGTCGTTCTGA
- the uxaB gene encoding Altronate oxidoreductase — translation MKEPIVKTLNRRDFPGALYPERIIQFGEGNFLRAFVDWQVDLLNEHTDLNAGVVVVRPIASDFPPSLSTQEGLYTTIIRGLNEKGEAVSESRLIRSVNREIAVYGQYDEFLKLAHNPDIRFVFSNTTEAGISYHAGDKFEDAPAVSYPAKLTRLLFERFSHFNGAQDKGWVLIPCELIDYNGEALRELVLRYAHEWALPAAFTAWLESANTFCSTLVDRIVTGYPRDEVAQLEESLGYHDAFLDTAEHFYLFVIQGPQWLAQELRLDKLPLNVLIVDDIKPYKARKVAILNGAHTALVPVAFQAGLNTVGEAMDDAQICAFVEKAIHDEIIPVLDLPRDELESFADAVVSRFRNPYIKHQLLSIALNGMTKFRTRILPQLLAGQAQKGTLPPRLTFALASLIAFYRGERNGERYPLQDDAHWLERYQQLWTKFGDKTITLRELVDAVLGDSEHWEQDLTTVPGLAEQVTRDLDAILTQGMRHAVAPLC, via the coding sequence ATCAAGGAACCCATTGTGAAAACATTGAATCGTCGTGATTTTCCCGGCGCGCTCTATCCGGAGCGCATCATCCAGTTCGGTGAAGGGAACTTCCTGCGGGCTTTTGTCGACTGGCAGGTTGATCTTCTCAATGAACATACCGATCTGAACGCCGGGGTGGTCGTGGTGCGTCCTATCGCCAGCGATTTCCCGCCTTCGCTCAGCACGCAGGAGGGTCTGTATACCACGATCATTCGCGGTCTGAATGAGAAGGGCGAGGCGGTGAGCGAGTCACGACTTATTCGCTCCGTGAATCGTGAGATTGCCGTTTACGGTCAGTACGACGAGTTCCTGAAGCTCGCGCATAATCCGGATATCCGCTTTGTGTTCTCCAATACCACCGAGGCGGGCATTAGCTATCACGCCGGCGATAAATTCGAAGACGCTCCGGCGGTAAGCTACCCGGCGAAACTTACACGCCTGCTGTTCGAGCGTTTCAGCCACTTTAACGGCGCGCAGGATAAAGGCTGGGTGCTTATTCCATGTGAGCTTATCGATTATAACGGCGAGGCTTTGCGTGAACTGGTGCTGCGCTATGCTCACGAATGGGCGCTGCCTGCCGCCTTTACCGCCTGGCTTGAGAGCGCCAATACTTTTTGCTCGACGCTGGTTGACCGTATTGTTACCGGCTATCCGCGCGATGAAGTGGCGCAACTTGAGGAGAGTCTCGGCTATCACGACGCCTTTCTGGATACCGCCGAACATTTCTACCTGTTTGTGATACAGGGGCCGCAGTGGCTCGCGCAGGAGCTGCGTCTCGATAAACTCCCGCTCAACGTGCTGATTGTCGATGACATCAAGCCGTATAAAGCGCGTAAGGTGGCGATTCTGAATGGCGCGCATACCGCGCTGGTGCCGGTCGCTTTCCAGGCCGGGCTCAATACGGTGGGCGAGGCGATGGATGACGCGCAGATTTGCGCGTTCGTTGAGAAGGCCATCCATGACGAGATAATCCCGGTGCTGGATCTGCCGCGCGACGAGCTGGAATCCTTTGCCGATGCGGTGGTGAGCCGTTTCCGCAACCCGTATATCAAACATCAGCTGCTCTCTATTGCACTCAACGGCATGACCAAATTCCGCACCCGTATCCTGCCGCAGCTGCTGGCGGGGCAGGCGCAGAAGGGGACGCTGCCGCCGCGTCTGACGTTTGCGCTGGCGTCGCTCATCGCGTTTTATCGCGGCGAGCGCAATGGCGAACGCTATCCGCTGCAGGATGACGCCCACTGGCTGGAGCGCTATCAGCAGCTCTGGACGAAATTCGGCGATAAAACCATTACGCTGCGCGAGCTGGTGGACGCCGTACTGGGAGATAGCGAGCACTGGGAGCAGGATCTGACCACCGTACCGGGGCTGGCGGAGCAGGTGACGCGCGATCTCGACGCTATCCTTACCCAGGGCATGCGTCACGCCGTCGCACCGCTGTGCTGA
- the yneF gene encoding Uncharacterized protein yneF, translating to MRLIEPLSLFWPLNAVMAAVFARYPFLNRPGYYAICYVAMLAYDAMTTNWGAASLLINFSNMVFIITVALLLVRDKRRGPAFSRPVNALRLFNYCLLAALLCGFFGAMGSLRINDQGFLPLLCDWFSEQFCTGVLLMPWILTLARPSWPARVKPEALWPLLALVASLAASVVIGGAGSLAFPVAALIWCAVRYPLNVTCFLTLCTGVLQIILVSAGIIEISSAKLSVGSQMFSTRLGVATIAICPAIVAVSVSAINSLLAQISRRANYDHLTGVYSRSGLFEALARDDNNPALAGRPLCVMLMDLDHFKSINDNYGHECGDAVLATFGEKLRELTGDAGRVARMGGEEFVVVCPDMTLDRACQLAETLRQQVAGEPVVCEGQTLSFSVSIGLGYEAAPQDRVSDTFTRLMREADSLLYQSKREGRNRTSVHDEHQPTLRLAQHLS from the coding sequence ATGCGCCTGATTGAGCCATTGTCGCTGTTCTGGCCGCTGAATGCGGTTATGGCGGCGGTGTTTGCCCGTTACCCGTTTCTGAACCGCCCAGGGTATTACGCCATCTGTTATGTGGCGATGCTGGCCTATGATGCGATGACCACTAACTGGGGCGCGGCTTCGCTGCTGATTAACTTCTCCAATATGGTGTTTATCATCACCGTGGCGCTGCTGCTGGTGCGCGATAAACGGCGCGGACCTGCCTTCTCAAGGCCCGTTAACGCGCTGCGGCTCTTTAACTACTGTCTGCTGGCGGCGCTACTCTGCGGCTTTTTTGGCGCGATGGGGAGCCTCAGGATTAACGATCAGGGCTTTCTGCCGCTCCTGTGCGACTGGTTTAGCGAGCAGTTCTGTACCGGCGTGCTCCTGATGCCGTGGATCTTAACGCTGGCGCGCCCGTCGTGGCCTGCGCGCGTGAAGCCGGAAGCCCTCTGGCCGCTGCTGGCGCTGGTGGCGTCGCTTGCGGCCTCGGTGGTGATCGGCGGCGCGGGCTCTCTGGCGTTTCCGGTCGCGGCGCTTATCTGGTGTGCGGTGCGCTACCCGCTCAACGTCACTTGTTTCTTAACGCTCTGCACCGGCGTGCTGCAAATTATTCTCGTGAGTGCCGGGATCATTGAAATCAGCTCCGCGAAGCTCTCTGTCGGCAGCCAGATGTTTTCAACGCGTCTGGGTGTGGCGACCATCGCTATCTGCCCGGCGATTGTGGCGGTGAGCGTCAGCGCCATTAACTCACTGCTGGCGCAGATCTCCCGGCGCGCCAATTACGACCATCTCACCGGCGTTTATTCCCGCTCCGGGCTTTTCGAGGCGCTGGCGCGCGACGATAACAATCCAGCGCTCGCCGGGCGGCCGCTGTGCGTGATGCTGATGGATCTCGATCATTTCAAAAGCATTAACGATAACTATGGCCATGAGTGCGGCGATGCGGTGCTGGCGACCTTCGGGGAGAAACTGCGCGAGCTGACGGGCGACGCCGGACGCGTGGCGCGTATGGGCGGCGAAGAGTTCGTGGTGGTTTGCCCGGATATGACGCTCGACCGCGCCTGCCAACTGGCTGAGACCCTTCGCCAGCAGGTGGCCGGTGAGCCTGTTGTCTGTGAAGGGCAGACGCTTTCTTTCAGCGTCAGTATCGGCCTTGGCTATGAGGCCGCGCCGCAGGATCGCGTGAGCGACACGTTTACCCGCCTGATGCGCGAGGCGGACAGTCTGTTGTATCAGTCCAAACGAGAGGGGCGCAACCGGACATCGGTACACGATGAGCATCAGCCGACGCTGCGCCTGGCGCAACATTTGTCATAA